Proteins encoded by one window of Anaeromyxobacter diazotrophicus:
- a CDS encoding transglycosylase SLT domain-containing protein: MTRVIAAGLILITSTPAGGATPSATPRLAVWLEGVSTSAQALAEGDAAGAEIAARTALAAVPGGAPGARAELALGLALREASRFGEAFQALDRAAPRLADPALAAVARLESAEALFYAGHPGAAAARFAEVAALGQGTLARRARLREADALLAAGSAARAARAYEALLSAEPAGPAAYGLRLSLAAALRDAGEPARAVTVYRALWVEQPADPAGRDAGRALLAWRAAGGAVPPPTAEERLARAARFLELSLPRRAVETLDRLAASAPPPEPRSRGVLLRALALLQLGRREQARALAEELQRDPAAAPGTRAGAELVLARAAARSGQVDDAARRYRLLARVRGDIPGVPAAQARELPDEAAFLSAWLYYDAGAYAKAAGLLRAFAREHPKARRADDARWFEAWSLYRLGRRDAAARALSRLAPGPLAAGALYWQARLAPKARAPALYRAALREAAPGSWYALLAAGRLAALGERPAALASPAPGALPDGPGHGRGGELLSRAARLLGAGLPAQAVAELRALAATREARDRAAAVAQLAEAAGDAELPFRMARDHLAPTRRALRWLYPRAFPGLLPAAAAQAGLDPDLYLAVMRRESAFRPDARSAAGAVGLVQLIPPTAERLALAHELPPSAVAELERPEVSVPLGAAYLSLLVDRFQERCAALAAYNAGPAAAAAWGRAAAGEPLDVWVEDIAFRETRRYVKAVAADAAVYRALWAGGPLAIDGAIPVPPPREGVAF, translated from the coding sequence GAGGGGGACGCGGCGGGCGCCGAGATCGCGGCGCGCACCGCCCTCGCGGCGGTGCCCGGCGGGGCGCCCGGCGCGCGCGCGGAGCTGGCGCTCGGGCTCGCGCTTCGCGAGGCCTCGCGGTTCGGGGAGGCGTTCCAGGCGCTCGACCGCGCCGCGCCGCGCCTCGCGGATCCGGCCCTCGCCGCGGTGGCGCGCCTGGAGTCGGCCGAGGCGCTCTTCTACGCCGGCCACCCCGGCGCCGCGGCGGCGCGCTTCGCCGAGGTGGCGGCGCTCGGCCAGGGGACGCTGGCGCGCCGCGCGCGGCTGCGCGAGGCGGACGCCCTGCTCGCCGCCGGCAGCGCGGCCCGCGCGGCCCGCGCCTACGAGGCGCTCCTCTCGGCCGAGCCGGCGGGGCCCGCCGCGTACGGCCTCCGGCTCTCGCTCGCGGCCGCGCTGCGCGATGCCGGCGAGCCGGCGCGCGCGGTGACGGTCTACCGGGCGCTGTGGGTCGAGCAGCCGGCGGACCCCGCCGGCCGGGACGCCGGGCGCGCGCTGCTCGCCTGGCGCGCGGCGGGGGGCGCGGTCCCCCCACCCACCGCCGAGGAGCGGCTCGCCCGCGCCGCCCGCTTCCTCGAGCTCTCGCTCCCGCGCCGCGCCGTCGAGACGCTCGACCGCCTCGCCGCCAGCGCGCCGCCGCCCGAGCCGCGCAGCCGCGGGGTCCTCCTGCGCGCGCTGGCGCTCCTGCAGCTCGGCCGCCGCGAGCAGGCGCGCGCGCTCGCGGAGGAGCTCCAGCGCGACCCCGCCGCGGCGCCCGGGACGCGCGCCGGCGCCGAGCTCGTCCTGGCGCGCGCCGCCGCCCGCTCCGGGCAGGTGGACGACGCCGCCCGCCGCTACCGGCTCCTCGCCCGCGTCCGCGGCGACATCCCGGGCGTGCCCGCGGCCCAGGCGCGCGAGCTGCCGGACGAGGCGGCCTTCCTCTCGGCCTGGCTCTACTACGACGCGGGCGCCTACGCGAAGGCGGCCGGGCTCCTGCGCGCCTTCGCCCGCGAGCACCCCAAGGCCCGCCGCGCCGACGACGCGCGCTGGTTCGAGGCGTGGTCGCTCTACCGCCTCGGCCGGCGCGACGCCGCCGCCCGCGCGCTCTCGCGCCTCGCGCCCGGTCCGCTCGCCGCCGGCGCGCTCTACTGGCAGGCGCGCCTCGCCCCGAAGGCGCGCGCCCCGGCGCTCTACCGCGCGGCGCTGCGCGAGGCCGCGCCCGGGAGCTGGTACGCGCTGCTCGCCGCGGGCCGGCTCGCGGCGCTGGGCGAGCGCCCGGCCGCGCTCGCCTCCCCGGCGCCGGGCGCCCTCCCCGACGGGCCCGGCCATGGCCGCGGCGGCGAGCTGCTGTCACGGGCGGCGCGGCTCCTGGGGGCCGGGCTGCCCGCCCAGGCGGTGGCCGAGCTGCGCGCGCTGGCCGCCACGCGCGAGGCGCGGGACCGCGCCGCCGCGGTGGCCCAGCTGGCGGAGGCCGCCGGGGACGCCGAGCTCCCCTTCCGCATGGCGCGCGACCACCTGGCGCCGACGCGGCGCGCGCTGCGCTGGCTCTACCCGCGCGCCTTCCCCGGCCTGCTGCCCGCCGCGGCGGCGCAGGCGGGGCTCGACCCGGATCTGTACCTGGCGGTCATGCGGCGCGAGTCCGCCTTCCGCCCCGACGCGCGCAGCGCGGCCGGCGCGGTCGGCCTCGTCCAGCTCATCCCCCCCACCGCCGAGCGCCTGGCGCTGGCCCACGAGCTCCCGCCGAGCGCCGTGGCGGAGCTCGAGCGGCCGGAGGTGAGCGTGCCGCTCGGGGCGGCGTACCTCAGCCTCCTCGTGGACCGGTTCCAGGAGCGCTGCGCCGCCCTCGCGGCCTACAACGCCGGCCCGGCCGCCGCCGCCGCCTGGGGGCGGGCCGCCGCCGGCGAGCCGCTCGACGTCTGGGTGGAGGACATCGCCTTCCGCGAGACCCGCCGCTACGTGAAGGCCGTGGCGGCGGACGCCGCCGTCTACCGCGCGCTGTGGGCCGGCGGACCGCTCGCCATCGACGGCGCGATCCCGGTGCCGCCGCCGCGCGAAGGCGTGGCGTTCTAG